In a single window of the Microtus ochrogaster isolate Prairie Vole_2 unplaced genomic scaffold, MicOch1.0 UNK110, whole genome shotgun sequence genome:
- the Tspan1 gene encoding tetraspanin-1, with product MQCFKFIKVMMVLFNLLIFLCGAALLAVGIWVSVDGTSFLKIFGPMSSNAMQFVNVGYFLIAAGVVLFVLGFLGCYGAHSENKCALLMFFTILLLIFIAEVAAAVVALVYTTMAETFLTLAIVPAIRKDYGYQTEFTQVWNTTMKELKCCGFNNYTDFNTSRFVEENKLFPPYCCRGATNGTAVHSCTESEAEETNVPGCFKQLLHEIRTNAVTVGGVAAGIAALELAAMIVSMYLYCNLK from the exons ATGCAGTGCTTCAAATTCATTAAGGTCATGATGGTCCTCTTCAATCTACTCATCTTT CTGTGTGGTGCGGCCTTGTTGGCTGTGGGAATCTGGGTATCCGTCGATGGGACATCCTTCCTGAAGATCTTTGGGCCAATGTCATCCAATGCCATGCAGTTTGTCAACGTGGGCTACTTCCTCATCGCGGCTGGTGTTGTGCTCTTTGTCCTCGGTTTCCTGGGCTGCTACGGTGCTCACTCTGAGAACAAGTGTGCACTCTTGATG TTCTtcaccatcctcctcctcatcttcattGCTGAGGTTGCGGCTGCTGTGGTTGCTCTGGTGTATACCACCATG GCAGAAACCTTCCTGACATTGGCAATAGTACCTGCCATCAGAAAAGACTATGGTTACCAGACCGAATTCACCCAAGTGTGGAACACTACCATGAAAGAG CTGAAGTGCTGTGGTTTCAACAACTATACAGATTTTAACACCTCGCGTTTCGTTGAAgagaataaactctttcctccttacTGTTGTCGCGGAGCTACCAATGGCACAGCTGTGCACTCATGCACCGAGAGCGAAGCCGAAGAAACAAACGTACCG GGTTGTTTCAAACAGCTTCTGCATGAGATCAGAACCAATGcggtcactgtgggtggtgtggCAGCTGGAATTGCGGCCCTGGAG CTGGCTGCCATGATTGTATCCATGTATCTATACTGCAATCTGAAATAA